Within Desulfobacter sp., the genomic segment GGCCTTGTGGTGGCCATCCCGGGGCTCTATATGAAGGGGTTCCTTGACCGGCGGGCGGAAGGCATCAGCCGCAGGGTCCGGCGGGTGGGCCTTTACCTGAAACGACATTTGTAACCCAAGCACAAGGACGCAGCATGTTAAATATATCGGCAAGACGAAGGAATAAAGGAACCCTGGAGCTGAACATCGCCCCCCTCATTGATATGGTCTTCATCCTTTTAATCTTCTTTCTTGTCACCACCAGTTTTGTCAAGGAAACCGGCATCGACGTGACCCGGCCCACGGCCTCCACGGCCACCGTCAAGCCCAAGGCCACCATCCTCATCGCCGTTGACGCCCAGAACCGGGTCTTCATGGACCACCGGGAAATCGATATCCGGGCGGTGAGGGCCAACACCGAGCGGGCCCTGGCCGAGAATCCCGAAGGGGCGGTGGTGGTGGTGGCGGACACCGCCTCCAGCACGGGCACGGCCATCCAGGTCATGGACGGCTGCCGCCTGGCCGGGGCCGCCAATGTTTCCCTTGCCGCCGCCCTGCCGGAGGGACAATGAAAGAGACCCAGGCCATTGCCCGGCTCAATCCCGGATGGAGTGCCTGGATGGCTGCAGCCGCCGCCACCCTCGCCCTGAACCTGGCGCTGTTTTCTGTGATTCCCAACCTCATGGCCCCGGAAGAGGCAACGCCCACCCTGGGACCCATGATCCCCCAGATCCAGCTCACCCGGGTCCGCCGGACCGAACCGGATCCGGTGAAAGAGAAGGTCCGGCCCCAGGAAAAGAAGCCGGAGGAAAAACGGGTGGCCAAACCCAAAATAGGCCGCCCGGCCGCCCGGCCCCTGACCCTTCCCTTTGAAATAAATACCCGGCTGCCCGGGGGCCCCGGCACCCTGGTCCTGCCCCAGGTCATGTCCGGGGCACTGACCAATCTCAACCTGGACACCCTCTTCTCCCCCGGGGACCTGGACCAGCCCCTGACGCCGCTTTCCAGGATCCCGCCGGTTTACCCCTTCAAGGCCAAGCGCCAGGGTATCGAGGGATGGGTGTCCGTTGAATTCACCGTGACCGAGCAGGGCCGGGTGGCGGATATTAAGATTCTGTCGGCCAAGCCTGAAAAGATATTTGACGCAAGCGTAATCCAATGCCTGACCGCCTGGCGGTTCAAGCCGGGCCGGGTCGGGGGAGAACCGGTAAAAACCCGGGTGAAAACCCGAATCCGTTTTGAACTCAATTGAGGTGACCCATGGGAACAAAATTTAAAAAAGGCATACTTCTGGCGGCACTCATGCTGGCGGTGCCGGTGCTGATCGGCCCGGCCAATGCCAAGCAGTCCCAGGCCAAGCAGGCCGCTGCCGGAAAAGACAACCTGTCCATCCCGGTCCGCCGCCTGCTCCAGAAGGTGCGCATCTGCATGGACAAAGAGGATTATTCAGGGGCAGTCGCCGCCATCCGGGAATCCCAGAAATCCAAGAAAAAGGACGGGCGCCTCTGCAGCCATCCCCTGGTCTGCCTGGCCCTGGGCAACAGCCATCTTCTGCTCTCCGACCATGCCAGGGCCGAGTCCGCCTACCTGGCCGCCCTGGACATGGATCCCGAATTCATGGACGCCCGGGTCAACCTGGCCAAGGTCTATACCGACACCAACCAGTACGCCAAAGCGGCCAAGGCATTTTTTGGGGCCTATTCTCTGTCTTCACCCAAGCACCCCGACTACCTCTATTATAGTGCGGTCATGCATATGATGGACCAAAAGACCCCATTGGCCATCAAGCACTTTGACACCCTTTTTGCCGCCCACAAGGACCGGGTGACCCGCCAGTGGAAGGAAAACTATGCCAATGCCCTGATGACCGCCCAGCGCTGGAAGCGGGCCGTCCCCCTGGTCAAGGATCTGATCGCCGGGGCCCAGGGCAAGGAAAAGATCAAATGGCAGGAGACCCTGCTCCAGATTTATCTGACCACCAATGAGATGAAAAGGGCCCGGGACTATGCCACCGCCCTCTGCCGCCAGGCCCCCACCGTGTCCAAATGGTGGAAGGCCCTGGTCCATGTAAATTTAAGCCTGGGCCATTATGACAAGGCCCTGGACGGACTGATCATTTACGGATTTTTAACCCCCCTTTCCAGGGAGGAGCAAAAGCTGTTCGCCGACCTGAGCCTGCAGCTCAACATCCCCAGACGGGCGGCCGGGCTGTATGAGGCGCTGCTGGCCGGGGCCCGGGACAGGACCGGTAAAAAAGACAAGCAGCTGCTCCAGCACCTGGTCACGGCCCTGCGACAGACCGGCAAGGGGGATCAGGCCCTGGCCGCCCTGGACCGGTTCGCCCCCAAGACCTGTGACCCGGAACTGCTTATCCTCAAAGGGGATATTCTCTATGAGGCCGAAAATTACAAGGCCGCCAATGCCGCCTACCGTATGGCCGCAAGGGAAAAGAAATGCCCCCGCAGGGGCCAGGCCTGGCTCATGGCAGGCTATGCCGCCTGGCAGCACAACGACCTGACCGCCAGCCGCCAGGCCTTTGAAAATGCGGCAAGGTTCAAGGGGTTCCGCAAGGACGCCCTGGCCGCCATTGCCCAGATGGAAAGGACAAAACAGATGTAATTGGATATTTGACCGGCCCTCCCGGACCGAAAAAAAAAGGCAGCCGCGCTCCCGGCAAGGATATGGCGGCTGCCTTTAAGGATGTGCCCTGGGACAAGGTCCCGGGAGACAGGCAGCAGTTTAGCATTGCCTCTCCCGGCCGTCAACAGCGCCTCCGGGACGGGACCGGCTTCCTATAACTTGCAAAATTTCAACTTACGGGAGTTCGCAATGAAACTGCTCAGATTCACCCTTGTATTCACCGCCCTGCTCTTTTTACTGATCCCCCCTCCCCTGCCGGCCCAGGAATCCCAACCGGATAAGGCCGCCGATAAGGAACAGGTCCAGGAACTTGAGGATATGGTGGTGGAGGAAAAGGCCGGGGCCCCGGGGTATACGCCCGCCCCATCCCAGACCACCATCGAGCTTGAGGATATCACTTTTATCGGCCAGCCCAATTCGGTGATCGATGTATTTAAAACCCAGGCAATGGTCGATTTCAGGGGCCAGTCAGACCTGGACCCCGGGGTGGACAGCGTCTACCTCAACGGGTTCAGTTCCAAACACTTTGTCACAGCCATGGACGGAGTCACCATCCTCAAAAGCGGGGGGCGCAAATCCAGCAATATAGTGGACTGGGCACAGCTGCCCACCTTTCTGCTGGAATCTGTGGAGGTGCTGCCCGGCCCACATTCGGCCCTCTACGACGCCAAAGCCATCGGCGGCGTCATCAACATGAAGACCAAGGCGCCCAAGGCCCGGGACACCCGGGTGCCGGAGCTTTCTTTCACCACGGGGTATTCCTCTTATAACACCTTTACCAATACGGCCGTAATTTCCGGGGCCGTGGACAAATTCACCTATGACCTGGCCTACCGGAATTACCGGACCGACGGCTACCTTCGCAACACGGAAACAGAAATAAACACGGGGTTCGGGCGACTGGGCCTGCTGCTGCCCAACGACGGGTATATCACCTTCTCCGCCTCAACATCGGACCTCCAGCGGAACGCTGCGGTGAACAACCCGGGGCTGAACCAGGACAAAACCGCCACCGACGTTGACGGCTCTTATCCAGAGGTTACAAACGCAACCTGGGATCCCTGGCAAAACCCCACCTGGGATACCAAAGGCACGGTCTACCGGGCCAACTACGCCCAGACTCTGGGAATCAACAAAATTGAAGCCGGTGCCTATTACGGCAAGGACTCCCGGGAACGGGCCTATATGCAGCTGATAAACAAAAAGAATCCCGCACTGGGTTCCGAGTACTATTCCTGGGAGACCAAATGGTGGCAGCGGGGCGGCAAGGTCAAAGACGCAATTCAATGGGCCGACAACCAGACCACCACCATCGGCTGCGACCTGGCCCAGCTCTTCGATGTGGGCGCGGAAAACACCAAAACCGAACGGGTCCGCAAGGCAGGGGCCTTTATCCAGCATGAATGGGGGATCTCCCCATCTCTGGACCTCACCATGGGCCTGAGGTACGAGGATGTAAACATCTGGGTGAGCAATTGGACCGGCACCGCCTACCATAACAGCACCTACGGCAAATACGTGGAACGGGAGTTCGACGGCATCCTCCCCAAAACCTTTACCACCTGGAAGATGGACCACATCGCCCCCTGGCTGAGAGACACCTCCCTGTCTTTGGGGATCAGCCGGATCTGGCACGCCCCGGACTACCACGGGGACTACAACCCCCAGGGCCGGCCCGCCGGCATCTTCCTGGATGAAGAGCACGGCATGGGCTACGACCTTGTTTTAAACCGGCGGCTCTGCCGGGACATCAACCTTAAACTGGGATACTCTTTCTACCAGATCAAGGACTTCATCGCCTATAACCGGACTTTTGCAAAATATTCCGACCCCAAAAATCCGCCGGCTGACCCCGCCCTTATGTACAGCGACTATCGGATCAACCTGGACGAGGTCCACCGCCACGGCATCAACCTGGAACTGGGTGGCCATCTCACCGACGAGCTATCATTCTACGCCACCTGGGCCTGGCAGCGCTTCTTCAACCAGGGGGACGAGCCGGCAGGGGAGACCGAACTGGACCAGCGGGCCGAGCACCTGGCCGCCGCCGGCCTGAGATACGCCTTGAACGATAAGACCACCCTGATGCTGGATTATTCCTTCCAGAGTGATGAAGTCACCGAACAATCCAATCAGATTTCCCAATATGTCTGGGAATTCAACCAGGTGGAAATTCCGGCCCACTCCGTGGTGGACCTCGGGGTTAGGTACCAATGCTTTGAAAAGGCCGGCTGGCTCAGGGACGGGGTGCTCAACCTCTATATCAAAAACCTGATGGACGAGGACTACTATGACACCTCCGCTTACCCGGCCACGGACCGGACATTCGGATTTTCTTTCAGCATTAAGATATAACCCCCATAAACGGATAAATAAGGCAGGAATAAAAAATATGACCCTTGCAATCAAGGAAGAACGCTTCTGGAACGATGCCTGGCAAAGTGCTGCCAGCCAATCCAAGGCTGCCAAAGGTAAAAACCCGGTGAAACGCTGGGACAAAATGGCCAAGGACTTTGCCCAGCGCACCAGCGGGGAAAAAGCCTCGGCAAGGCGGGAACAGACCATCGCCCTCCTGCTGGAAAAAGGAATCCTCACCCCTGAGGCCCGGGTGCTGGACATCGGCGCCGGCCCCGGCTCCTGGGCCCTGCCCCTATCCAGGCACTGCGGCCATGTCACCGCCCTGGAACCCTCAACCGGGATGACCCAGATCATGGGCCGGCGGATAAAGGAGGAGGGGGTGGAGAATATCACCATTGACCAGCGGACCTGGCAGGAGGTGGATATTTCCGAAAGCGGATGGGAAAAGGCCTTTGACCTGGTGTTCGCCTCCATGACCCCGGGCATTGACGGCCCGGTGTCCCTGAAAAAGATGGTGGCCGCCTCCAGGGGCTATTGCTATATGAGCGCCTTTTCCGGGCCGGGTATGCACCAGCAGTTCGCCCCCCTCTGGGAAAAATTCTTCGGCACCCCCATGCCGGACAAGCCCAACGACATCATCTACCCATTCAACCTCCTCTACGCCATGGGGTTCCGCCCGGATCTGCACTTTTCCTGGTGGAACCGGGAGATCAACTGGGACCGGGACCATACCATCCGGCACTTCACCAGCTTCTTTGAAACCCATATGGAGATCACCGAAGCGGCCCGGGCCCAGATTGCCGATTATGTGGACACCCTCTGCCCTGCCGGGGAATACCGGCCGGCCAAACCGGTGTGCCGGGGGGCAATGATCTGGTCCGTCAACCCGGGAGGGGGCAATGATATTTAAGGCGCTTTCAAAAACCGGCTGCCTGGTTCTCCTCTCCCTGGTCCTTCTGGCCCTGGCGCCGGGCTGTTCCCGCTCCCCTGATCAGGCCCCGGATCAAACCACGGATCAAAACCGGGAACAGGACCAGAACCAGGCAACCGCTTCCCTGGAGGGCCGGGTGGAAGTCATCCGGCTCTCCGGCGGGGATTATGGCTATCCCAGCCCCTATGCCCACTATCCCAGGGGGCCCGGGGGATACAAGATGTGCCTGATTTTCGACAGCCTTCTGGAGCGGGGGGAAAAGGGACTGATCCCCTGGCTGGCAGAAGACTGGCAGGTTTCAGACAGGGGAAAGGCCTGCATCTTCACCATCCGCCAGGGGGTGGTCTGGCATGACGGCCGGCCCTTTACCTGTGAAGATGTGGCCTTTTCCCTGGACTATGCCGCCCGCCACCCCATGACCTGGTCCTATGTGTTCGGCGCCATCCAAAATATAGAGATCCTGCCCGAAAACAAGGTCAAGGTCACCCTGAGGGAGGCCGACGCCACCATGCTGGACCTTCTGGGCAAAACCCGGATCCTTCCCAAACATATCTGGGAAAAGGTGGACACCCCCAAAACCTTTACCGGCCCCAATGCTGTCATCGGCACGGGCCCCTACAGGCTCACGGGCTACAGCCGGGAGCACGGCACCTACCGGTTCGAGGCCTTTGACCGGTTCTGGGGCCCCCGCCCCCGGGTGGGGCGCATCGAATTCCTGCCGGTGAGCGAACCGATCCTGGCCTATGAAAAGGGGGAAATCGACCTGGTACGGCTCTCCCCGGACCTGCTGCCCCGGTATGAAAAAAATCCGGACCATCGGATCGTGAAAAGCCCGGGGTTCTGGGGATACCGCCTGCTTTTCAATATGGCTGAAAAAGGGCCCCTCCAGACCAAAGCGGTGAGGCAGGCCTTTGCCCATGCCATTGACCGGGAAGAGCTGGTGGCCAAGATCGCCCGGGGGGCGGCCATCCCCGGTCAGGCCGGCATCCTCCCCCCGGACCATATCATGGCGGATCCAAGTGTAAAAGAGTACAAGGTCAACCCCCAAAAGGCGGCCCGGCTGCTAGAATCGGCCGGTTATCCGGCGCTTGACTTTGATCTGCTCTGCTCCGGCCGGGAGGTGCGCATGGCGGAAATCATCAAGCAGCGCCTGGGGGCAGTGGGCGTCACCCTGAACATCATCAGCGTGGACGGCAAGACCCGGGACAGCCGGGTCCGGAACCGCCGGTTCACCCTGGCCATCATCGGCCACGGGGGATGGGGCGGCGACCCGAACTATCTCTATGCCCACTGCACCAACAGCTTTTCCAGCTCAACCTCCCCCTTGGCCTCAGGGGGAACCGGTACGGCGTCACCGGCCTTTGCGGCCCTTTTAAAAGCGCAGTGCCTGGAAACCGATCCGGAGAAACGGCGCCGCCTGATTTACCAAATCCAGCACCTGGCCGCAGAAGAGGTGCCGGAGATTCCGCTCTACTACACCACCGCCTACAATCTCTTCCGGCCGGACAAATACGATGGGTGGCTCTTTATGTTCGACCACCACAGTCTGGAACACTCCAAACTCTCCTACCTGGACTGGAAAGGAGAAATATAGGATGGGCCGGGCAGTTTCGCAGGGCCAGGGCCGGGCCGGAAAAACGGCCTCCTACCTGGCAACGGTGTGGGTGATCATCACCCTGAACTTTCTTCTGCCCCGGCTCATGCCCGGCGACCCCTTTATCTTTCTCTCCGGGGAGGAGGGCGAGGACCTGCCCCAAATCACCGAGGCCCAGAGGGCCTATTACATGGACTATTTCGGATTTGACGCTCCCCTGCACGTCCAGTACGGCCGCTACCTTTGCCGGCTGGCCGCAGGGGACCTGGGCCAGTCGGTCTATTATAACGCCAAGGTGTCGGCCCTGCTGGCCGACCGGCTGCCCTGGACCCTTGCCATGGTCCTCATGGCCGTTTTCTTTTCCACCCTCCTGGGCACCCTCCTGGGAATGATCGCCGCGGCCCGGCGCCACCAATGGGCGGACCGCGCGCTGTTCATAGGACTCATCCTGGTGTCCGAAATCCCCGCCTTTCTTATCGGCCTGGTTCTGCTCTTTGTCTTTGCCGCCGGCCTCAACCTATTCCCCCTCTCCGGGGGCATGACCCATTTTGCCGACGACATGTCATGGGGCCAAAGAGCCGCCGATATCTGCCGCCATGCCGCCCTGCCCGTGGCCACTCTCACCCTGGCCCGGCTGGGCGGCATCTTCCTTTTGGCCCGGAACAGTTTGATAACGGTCATGGCCCGGGAATACCTGGTCACGGCCCGGGCCAAGGGGCTCTCCAGGGCCCGCATCTTTTTCCGCCATGCCCTGCGCAACGCCATGCTGCCCATCGTCACCCGGGTCTTCATGGGGCTGGGGGGCCTCGTGGGCGGCGCCATCCTGGTGGAAAACGTCTATAACTACCCGGGCCTGGGTAAACTGATGCGGGAGGCGGTGGCCCACCAGGACTACCCGCTGATCCAGGGCATTTTCCTCCTGGTCACCCTGGCCGTGCTCACGGCTAATTTCACGGCCGACCTGGCCATGCAGCGGCTGGATCCCCGCATCGGCCGGGCAGGTATGGCGGTACAACCATGAAAGGGCAGGCAATTAAACAATTATTTTCAAAAATGACCGGCTCCGGCAGGGCGGGGCTGGCGATCCTCCTGATCATCATCCTGGTGGCCCTGTCAGCCCCCCTCATCTGTGGCCATTCCCACCAGGAAATATCGGGCCCGGCCCTCATTCCCCCGGGCCGAGACCATATTCTGGGGACGGACGAACTGGGGGTGGACCTCTGGGCCCAGCTCTGCCACGGCGCCCGGATCAGCCTGGTCATCGGTCTCGGCACTGCCCTGGCCGCGGGGCTGGGGGGAGGCATTGCCGGCATCCTGGCCGGATATGCCGGTGGGCGGACAGATATGGTCATCATGCGGCTGGTGGATATCATCCTGGTGCTGCCCGACCTGCCCATGATGATCGTGCTGGCCGCCTTTTTCGGCCCCAGCCTTGGAACCATTGTCCTGGTCCTCTCCTGTTTTTCCTGGGTCCACACGGCAAGGATCGTCCGGTCCAAGGTGATGTATCTGAAAAAACGGCAGTATATCCAAGCCGCTGAACTCAACGGGGCAGGCCCCCTCTACCTGATCCGCCGCCACCTGCTGCCCGAGGTCTTCCCCCTGGCCGCCGTAAGCATGATCCGGCTGGCCGGACGGGCCGTCATGGCCGAAGCCGGGCTCTCCTTTCTGGGCCTGGGCGACCCGGCCTCCAGGTCCTGGGGCCTGATCCTCCACCACGCCACCAGTTTCCCCTCCATCTACTACACCCGTTTCTGGCAGTGGTGGCTGGTTTTTCCCTGGCTGGCCCTGACCCTGATGGTGGTTTCCCTGGCCCTGGTCAGCCGGGATATGGAAAGAATCGCAGATCCCCGCCTGGGGAAAAGGATGCCATGATGCGCCAGAACAACAACGCACTTCTGGAAATAAAAAATCTTTGCCTTGAATACCGGAATGATGAATTGAAAACCACGGCTTTGGACGGGGTGAACCTGACCCTGGAACCCGGGCAGCGCCTGGGCCTGATCGGGGAGTCCGGCTGCGGCAAAACCAGCCTGGCCATGGCCGTCATGGGCCTTTTAAACAAGGTATCCCTTTCCGGCAGTATCCGGTTCAACGGAAAGGAACTGCTGGGCCTGGGAGAAAAAAAAATGTCAACACTGCGCTGGAACCGCATGGCCATGGTTTTCCAGAACAGCCAGGAAGTGTTCAACCCGGTGATCACCGTGGGCGAACAGGTGGGGGAGGCCCTGTGCAGGCACCTGGACATGGACAGGGCTGGGGCAGCACATCGGGTTGAAGCTCTCTTTAACCAGGTGGGACTGGACCCGGCATGGCGAAAGGCCTATGCCCACCAGCTTTCCGGGGGGATGCGCCAGCGGGTGCTCATTGCCATGGCCCTGGCCTGCGAACCGGACCTGCTCATTGTGGACGAACCCTTCACCGCCCTGGATGCGGACAGCCGACGGGCCATGGCCGACCTCATCGCTACCCTGCAGAAACGATTGGGATTCGCCATGCTCCTGATCTCCCACAGCATGCCGGCCATTGCCGAACTGACAGAAAAAACCATCACCCTATACGCGGGCCAGGTCCTTGAAGCGGCGCCGACCGCCGACTTACTGGCCGAGCCCTTCCACCCCTATACCCGGGGCCTGATCAATGCCTGCCCCGAATTCTTCGGATACAAGGATTTATGGGGAATCCCCGGCCTTCCCCCTGCCCCCGGCACTTCTGCCGGCTGTCCTTTTTTTCCCAGGTGCGTCCAGCACGGCCCGGACTGCCCGACCAAACGCCCCGCCCTTGTACCGGCGGGGAAAGGCCGCCGGGTGGCCTGCCATAAAGGCGGAATTGCCACCCTGCTTTCAGCCAGTGGCCTCGAAAAAACCTATTTCCTGAACGGGCGTCCCATCAAGGCGGTGCAAAATGCCAGGGTCAGAGTAAAGACCGGAGAGGTGGTGGTCCTGGTGGGCCCTTCCGGCTCAGGCAAATCCACCCTGGCCCACCTGCTGGTGGACCTGGAGCATCCGGAGAAAGGAGAAATCATTTTCAAGGGACGTCCCCTGGCGGGACAACGTCCCACAGCGATGATGGGGGGCATGCAGCTGGTTTTTCAGGATCCCGCCCAGGCCGTCAGCCCCCGGCTCAATGTCCTGGAAGCGGTGAAAGAGCCCCTGGACATCCTTGGGTGGAAAGGCAAAGAGCAGCGGGAACAACGGGCGGTTTCTGCCCTGGAATGGGTACACCTGGCACAGACCCCCGAATTCTTGCGGCAGCCCTGCCATGCCCTGAGCGGCGGCCAGCGCCAGCGGCTCTCCGTGGCCCGGGCCCTGGTCACCGAGCCCGTCCTCCTCATTGCCGACGAAATCACCGCCATGCTGGACCCCTCGGCCCAGGCCGTGCTCCTGCGGATGCTCAAGGGGCTTCAGCATGAAAGGGGCTTTTCCATGCTATTTATCACCCATGACCTCCATCTGGCCCGGAAAATCGCAGACCGGGCCTATATCCTGGATGGCGGCCGGGTGACAGCCCGGGGCGCCGGGTTTGATATATTTGAATCCAGTGAAACACCGGCATCCGGGCATATACTTCCGGGCTCCCCTGTTCCGGTGGAGTCCCCATTATCGCCCCCTTCCAACGGGGCGCTCAACCCAACATTCACATGAAAGGAAAAATCTCCATGAAACGATCCCTTACCATTCTCCCATGCATTGCACTTATTTTCCTGTTGGCCCTGTCACAGGCCCATGCATCCAATCCCGCCCTGGGCCAGGTGATTGAAGGGGCCATGTCGGAGCTGAACGCCGCCAAAAGCGACGCCGGCCTGCTGGTACTCACCAATGCCCCTTTTGTCAAATCCAACGGGAAAGACAGCCTGCCGGCCCTTGCCCAGGTGCAGGAAGCCACAGGGGCAGCCGTGGGCAAGGGCAATCTGCTCTTTTTTCAACGGTCACAGTCCCATGCCCTGCGCATCATGCTTTTCAATAAATCCGACCGGAAGGCCGTGGTGATCAGCCGCACCGGGAAGTGGTCCGTCGAAACCATACGCCTGGACGCCAAAACCATCCAGTCTTCTGAGTTCTGGAAAACCGCCAAGGAAAAATACACGGCAGGCAAAGACCTGTTTACCCTGGCCACCCTGGCCACGGCCTGGGCCGAAGGGGCGCCCTATGATTTTCTCAAGGCCGCAGAGCTGCACAACCACATCTGCCCGGGGCTGACTTCAGGGTATCTCATGGCCCATTATATGCTCAAGCACTATCCTTTGGCACCGGGCCAGCGCTATACCGTTGTGGCCTGCCCTGTCTGGTGCAAGGAGGATGCCTTCCAGGCGGTGATGGACTGCACCCCGGGCAAACGCGGCCTGGTGGTCAAGCCCCTGTCTGCGGAACAGAAGGAAAAGATTTCAGTGGACAATCCCGCAGGGTTTCTGCTCGTCTGGGACAGCAAAAAAAAGACAGGCAAAGGCGTCGCCCTAAGCTTTGACTTTAAGACATTAAAATCGGTATATCCCGAAAACACCCCCAAGGCGGCCACCATTCTGTACACGGCGGCATACCTTTCATTCCCGGATAAATTTGTCTCCGCGGCCGCCGAATTTGACCTTGACGAATCCACATACAACGCCATGCGCCAAGCCGGCTCCAACCCGTACAAAATCGCGGGCCTGACCAAGCCGTGACAAGGGGCGTAATCCCCCGGCATCTCCCCTTGAATTAAAGTTTGGAAAGTTCGCTTTGACAGCGGCCTTCCCGGGGGGTGAGTCATTTGACAAGGCCAAAGCCCTGTCCGTTACAGTAAACGGGCAGGGCTTTGGCATTTTTCAACACAATTGTAATAAAATTCAAAAGCCATTCCCTGCCGGCATTCACTGAAAATCAGGCGGATGCGTTCACAGGGTGCCGCAACAGCGCTCAGACTAGATATCCAGCAGATCCTGAAAATTCACATCAATGCCCAATACGCCTGAGAACCGGCCGCGGCATTCCAAAGGCACAGACACAGTAAAGCAAAACTGCTTTGTCGCAGATGAGCGGTATACTTCCGATACAAAGGTTTTCCGGGTGGCTGCCGGCTGTTTGAACCACTCCTTCCCGGACCAGTCCCTGCCGATGCCCTTTTCCAGGTTTTCCCATTTCTTGAATTTTTCCGAATAAATATTTTCCGTCACCTGTCTGCCCTGGCTGTCGGTGATATAGGCCAGTTCGATAAACGGGGTTCTTTTCAAATGGTGCCCCAGTTCAACCTC encodes:
- a CDS encoding biopolymer transporter ExbD; its protein translation is MLNISARRRNKGTLELNIAPLIDMVFILLIFFLVTTSFVKETGIDVTRPTASTATVKPKATILIAVDAQNRVFMDHREIDIRAVRANTERALAENPEGAVVVVADTASSTGTAIQVMDGCRLAGAANVSLAAALPEGQ
- a CDS encoding energy transducer TonB, producing MKETQAIARLNPGWSAWMAAAAATLALNLALFSVIPNLMAPEEATPTLGPMIPQIQLTRVRRTEPDPVKEKVRPQEKKPEEKRVAKPKIGRPAARPLTLPFEINTRLPGGPGTLVLPQVMSGALTNLNLDTLFSPGDLDQPLTPLSRIPPVYPFKAKRQGIEGWVSVEFTVTEQGRVADIKILSAKPEKIFDASVIQCLTAWRFKPGRVGGEPVKTRVKTRIRFELN
- a CDS encoding tetratricopeptide repeat protein, with the translated sequence MGTKFKKGILLAALMLAVPVLIGPANAKQSQAKQAAAGKDNLSIPVRRLLQKVRICMDKEDYSGAVAAIRESQKSKKKDGRLCSHPLVCLALGNSHLLLSDHARAESAYLAALDMDPEFMDARVNLAKVYTDTNQYAKAAKAFFGAYSLSSPKHPDYLYYSAVMHMMDQKTPLAIKHFDTLFAAHKDRVTRQWKENYANALMTAQRWKRAVPLVKDLIAGAQGKEKIKWQETLLQIYLTTNEMKRARDYATALCRQAPTVSKWWKALVHVNLSLGHYDKALDGLIIYGFLTPLSREEQKLFADLSLQLNIPRRAAGLYEALLAGARDRTGKKDKQLLQHLVTALRQTGKGDQALAALDRFAPKTCDPELLILKGDILYEAENYKAANAAYRMAAREKKCPRRGQAWLMAGYAAWQHNDLTASRQAFENAARFKGFRKDALAAIAQMERTKQM
- a CDS encoding TonB-dependent receptor gives rise to the protein MKLLRFTLVFTALLFLLIPPPLPAQESQPDKAADKEQVQELEDMVVEEKAGAPGYTPAPSQTTIELEDITFIGQPNSVIDVFKTQAMVDFRGQSDLDPGVDSVYLNGFSSKHFVTAMDGVTILKSGGRKSSNIVDWAQLPTFLLESVEVLPGPHSALYDAKAIGGVINMKTKAPKARDTRVPELSFTTGYSSYNTFTNTAVISGAVDKFTYDLAYRNYRTDGYLRNTETEINTGFGRLGLLLPNDGYITFSASTSDLQRNAAVNNPGLNQDKTATDVDGSYPEVTNATWDPWQNPTWDTKGTVYRANYAQTLGINKIEAGAYYGKDSRERAYMQLINKKNPALGSEYYSWETKWWQRGGKVKDAIQWADNQTTTIGCDLAQLFDVGAENTKTERVRKAGAFIQHEWGISPSLDLTMGLRYEDVNIWVSNWTGTAYHNSTYGKYVEREFDGILPKTFTTWKMDHIAPWLRDTSLSLGISRIWHAPDYHGDYNPQGRPAGIFLDEEHGMGYDLVLNRRLCRDINLKLGYSFYQIKDFIAYNRTFAKYSDPKNPPADPALMYSDYRINLDEVHRHGINLELGGHLTDELSFYATWAWQRFFNQGDEPAGETELDQRAEHLAAAGLRYALNDKTTLMLDYSFQSDEVTEQSNQISQYVWEFNQVEIPAHSVVDLGVRYQCFEKAGWLRDGVLNLYIKNLMDEDYYDTSAYPATDRTFGFSFSIKI
- a CDS encoding class I SAM-dependent methyltransferase — protein: MTLAIKEERFWNDAWQSAASQSKAAKGKNPVKRWDKMAKDFAQRTSGEKASARREQTIALLLEKGILTPEARVLDIGAGPGSWALPLSRHCGHVTALEPSTGMTQIMGRRIKEEGVENITIDQRTWQEVDISESGWEKAFDLVFASMTPGIDGPVSLKKMVAASRGYCYMSAFSGPGMHQQFAPLWEKFFGTPMPDKPNDIIYPFNLLYAMGFRPDLHFSWWNREINWDRDHTIRHFTSFFETHMEITEAARAQIADYVDTLCPAGEYRPAKPVCRGAMIWSVNPGGGNDI
- a CDS encoding diguanylate phosphodiesterase, producing MIFKALSKTGCLVLLSLVLLALAPGCSRSPDQAPDQTTDQNREQDQNQATASLEGRVEVIRLSGGDYGYPSPYAHYPRGPGGYKMCLIFDSLLERGEKGLIPWLAEDWQVSDRGKACIFTIRQGVVWHDGRPFTCEDVAFSLDYAARHPMTWSYVFGAIQNIEILPENKVKVTLREADATMLDLLGKTRILPKHIWEKVDTPKTFTGPNAVIGTGPYRLTGYSREHGTYRFEAFDRFWGPRPRVGRIEFLPVSEPILAYEKGEIDLVRLSPDLLPRYEKNPDHRIVKSPGFWGYRLLFNMAEKGPLQTKAVRQAFAHAIDREELVAKIARGAAIPGQAGILPPDHIMADPSVKEYKVNPQKAARLLESAGYPALDFDLLCSGREVRMAEIIKQRLGAVGVTLNIISVDGKTRDSRVRNRRFTLAIIGHGGWGGDPNYLYAHCTNSFSSSTSPLASGGTGTASPAFAALLKAQCLETDPEKRRRLIYQIQHLAAEEVPEIPLYYTTAYNLFRPDKYDGWLFMFDHHSLEHSKLSYLDWKGEI
- a CDS encoding ABC transporter permease, producing the protein MGRAVSQGQGRAGKTASYLATVWVIITLNFLLPRLMPGDPFIFLSGEEGEDLPQITEAQRAYYMDYFGFDAPLHVQYGRYLCRLAAGDLGQSVYYNAKVSALLADRLPWTLAMVLMAVFFSTLLGTLLGMIAAARRHQWADRALFIGLILVSEIPAFLIGLVLLFVFAAGLNLFPLSGGMTHFADDMSWGQRAADICRHAALPVATLTLARLGGIFLLARNSLITVMAREYLVTARAKGLSRARIFFRHALRNAMLPIVTRVFMGLGGLVGGAILVENVYNYPGLGKLMREAVAHQDYPLIQGIFLLVTLAVLTANFTADLAMQRLDPRIGRAGMAVQP